In candidate division TA06 bacterium, a single genomic region encodes these proteins:
- a CDS encoding T9SS type A sorting domain-containing protein, with the protein MTFEKDLPNAVSHDGEGVLKIVNLKKGAIVTCDNWQLFAYDKATGNNNDGGGAQSDMSEARPAAYRYELMQNVPNPCKQFTMINYQLAKSGQVSLKVYNTLGQVVKTLVNESQNPGPYSVKWDGRDETGRQVSAGIYFYRIVSGEFSSVKKMVVLR; encoded by the coding sequence GTGACTTTTGAGAAAGACCTGCCCAATGCGGTCAGCCACGACGGCGAAGGCGTTTTGAAGATCGTGAACTTAAAGAAAGGGGCCATCGTAACCTGCGACAACTGGCAGCTTTTCGCTTACGACAAGGCTACCGGCAACAACAATGACGGCGGCGGGGCGCAATCGGATATGAGTGAAGCCAGGCCAGCGGCCTACCGCTATGAATTGATGCAGAACGTGCCCAACCCCTGCAAACAATTCACAATGATCAATTATCAATTAGCCAAGTCCGGCCAGGTCAGCCTTAAGGTTTACAATACCCTGGGCCAGGTGGTAAAAACCCTGGTCAACGAAAGCCAGAACCCCGGGCCGTATAGCGTCAAATGGGACGGCCGGGACGAAACGGGCCGGCAGGTTTCAGCGGGTATTTACTTCTACCGTATAGTATCGGGAGAGTTCAGCAGTGTCAAGAAGATGGTGGTGC